A single region of the Vicia villosa cultivar HV-30 ecotype Madison, WI linkage group LG4, Vvil1.0, whole genome shotgun sequence genome encodes:
- the LOC131594820 gene encoding putative clathrin assembly protein At5g35200, whose amino-acid sequence MKKAFRSQKYHGDYKSLDAAIVKATSFDHSLPKEKHIRYIFQSLSPSKPRSEVAYCIHTLARRLKQTTNWAVVLKTLIIIHRAMRELDNTVWEELVNYSTGRGHLIDLSHFHDSSMPNALDYSAWIRNYGLYLGERLQCFLIINHDVATYSSKSSEKLDTKELMEQLPALQSLLFRLLDSKPGGASAFNRLIQYALSMIAGESVKIYVAITVRVVELLDKFFEMNRDDAVSALKIYRKSGSQAERLSEFFVTCRGLDFGRGQKFVNIKQPPASFIATMEEYIKEAPNTLMLEYDVNDKEEGGTGNDVGDLMSLDESNPSPAEGNEATAPTQAADLMGLYDLLTGASEYDENPLALAIVPTENSVSSSNDENEASPSPVTGWEVALFTDQQESCDQNIVAENIEGEEPGVLKLDSLYDEAVAAVQHDGGYEIGQVNSNPFDYQAIHGPTQYNMALAPPNGFYVNHNIPGQFESMQPYQVSYNTPQQQQQEEEPYQMVKKSTNPFDEPNILPPPSTSSVHQHPTQTT is encoded by the exons ATGAAGAAGGCATTTAGATCGCAAAAATACCATGGCGATTATAAG AGCTTGGATGCTGCAATTGTTAAGGCCACAAGCTTTGATCATTCATTGCCAAAGGAAAAACACATTCGAT ATATTTTCCAGTCACTTTCTCCGTCAAAGCCTCGCAGCGAGGTTGCTTATTGTATACATACTCTTGCAAGGCGTCTCAAGCAAACTACCAATTGGGCTGTTGTTTTGAAAACACTTATCATCATACATCGCGCGATGAGAGAACTGGACAATACAGTTTGGGAAGAGCTTGTTAACTATAGTACCGGACGAGGCCATTTGATTGATCTATCACACTTTCATGATTCCTCAATGCCAAATGCCTTGGATTATTCGGCTTGGATACGGAACTATGGTCTTTACCTCGGAGAGCGCCTGCAATGTTTTCTCATAATCAACCATGACGTCGCAACGTATAGCTCA AAATCTTCGGAAAAGCTTGACACAAAGGAATTGATGGAGCAATTGCCAGCCCTACAAAGTCTTCTCTTTCGGCTACTTGATTCCAAG CCAGGGGGCGCATCTGCTTTTAATCGCTTGATTCAGTATGCTCTTTCGATG ATTGCTGGTGAAAGCGTCAAGATATACGTTGCAATAACGGTTAGAGTGGTGGAATTACTTGACAAG TTTTTTGAGATGAACCGTGATGATGCGGTTAGTGCGTTAAAGATTTATAGAAAATCGGGAAGTCAG GCAGAGAGGTTATCTGAGTTCTTTGTCACCTGCAGGGGCCTAGATTTTGGAAGAGGACAGAAATTCGTCAATATTAAACAG CCTCCTGCATCCTTTATAGCGACCATGGAAGAATATATCAAAGAGGCTCCCAATACGTTAATGCTCGAGTACGACGTG AATGACAAAGAGGAAGGAGGTACTGGTAATGATGTAGGCGATTTGATGAGTCTAGACGAGTCAAATCCTTCTCCGGCGGAAGGGAATGAGGCTACTGCACCAACACAGGCAGCTGATCTTATG GGTTTGTATGACTTACTAACAGGTgcatctgaatatgatgaaaatcCCCTTGCATTGGCGATTGTTCCAACTG AAAATTCTGTAAGTTCCAGCAATGATGAGAATGAAGCCAGTCCTAGTCCTGTAACAGGTTGGGAGGTTGCACTCTTTACAGATCAACAAGAGAGCTGTGACCAAAATATAGTTGCAGAGAATATAGAG GGTGAAGAACCAGGCGTGTTAAAACTTGACAGTTTATATGATGAAGCTGTTGCTGCGGTGCAACATGATGGAGGTTACGAGATAGGCCAAGTGAATTCGAACCCTTTTGATTATCAGGCTATTCATGGTCCTACACAATACAACATGGCATTGGCGCCTCCAAATGGTTTCTATGTTAATCACAATATTCCAGGCCAATTTGAAAGCATGCAACCATACCAAGTTTCTTATAATACACCTCAGCAGCAGCAACAGGAGGAGGAACCATACCAAATGGTTAAAAAATCGACGAATCCGTTCGACGAACCTAATATTTTGCCACCGCCTTCCACCTCGAGCGTGCATCAACATCCAACTCAGACTACTTAA